The nucleotide sequence ATACTAATTGCTGGAACAAGCCTTCTATTCAAGAGTGATACGAGCTATCTTTTTGTGAATACAAAAATTGGGATGCAGGGAATTTTTATCCTAGGATATCTTTTTATTTTGGTATTGACCTTTATTATTTCATATGGGGTTTTCATCAAACCCAGGGGATTCAAATGGATTTTGCTGCGCTTATTCAAGATCCCCTTTTTGCGCAAGTGGCGCACTCAGGCAGGACAGGCAGGAGATGACATTATCACCACATCTGCTGAAATGCGCGGTAAACCGATAATTTTCTGGATCAGGGCGTTTATGGCTACTTTTTTTTCATGGACTGCGCGTTTTTGGGTGGTCAATTTCCTTATACTTTCCATCACACCGGTTGGTCAGCATTTTCTGATTTATGCCCGACAACTGGTGATGTGGGTTATTATGCTCATTAGCCCGACACCCGGAAGCAGTGGCGTTGCTGAGTTTTTGTTTTCTGATTTCCTTGGCGATTTTATCCCGGTCGGTTTAACTGCGGCTGTTGCTTTATTGTGGAGGCTTCTCAGTTACTATCCTTACATTATTATTGGAGCAATCGTTTTGCCCAACTGGATTAAGCGGGTCTATCTTACCAAACAAAACCAGGATGCCTCTCAAGCTCCCAAATCATAAGACTTATCCGGGATCATCGGGCAAATTAAAGCCAGGCTTGCCTTTGATTATTTTTTGAAAACCGGTTTTTCAAAGCGATATTGATGAATTATTTGAGCACAATCTTTTCTGTAAATGAATGCTGGCCTTCGTGAACAGACACCAGGTAGGTTCCCTTTTGTAGCCAGGCAAGATCAATAACTTCAATTTCGCCTGCCATTGATTTTTTCTCAAAAATCAGTTTCCCTGAAATATCAGAAATCCTGAGGTTGATTTCTTTTTGCTCAATAAAAGTGAGATCAACATGGATCAGACCGTTTGATGGATTAGGATAAATACTCAATGTTGGGTTCGATTGTTCCTGAACAGCCACGCCCGGATCGAGCAGGAATTCAGCCGTATAAAACCCACGCCCATGGGTTGCAGCCAAAACAGTGTTGTCGGAATCTCTGAGTGTTAGCATATCCACCCTCACATTGGCCATTCCCTGGGCATCCTGAACCCAGGACACATTTGGAGCATTGACCCAGTTGGTGGTCCAGATTCCAAGTTCGGTGGCAAGCATCACCTGGTTGTCATTTTCAGGATGATATATTGCCCAGCGGACGGGAATGTCGGGCATATCCCCGGAAACGTTTTGCCATGTTTGTCCACCATCTATGGTTTGCCATAAAGCCTCAACACCATAATTGGAAAATGTGACCAGTAAAATGTCCTCAGTTGATCCCACCGCAATACATGAAACATAAGCGGTTGGGAATTCGTTTCCGGTAATTTCAACGGTTTGAGGATTTGCATGAGCATTCGTTGACTTGTAAACCCTTCCGGCCTGCGTTCCGATATAAAGGTTTGAAGTTCCGGCAGGGGCATGAGGAGAGGCTTTGATGTGTGAATAATAAACATTGGTATTCGTGGTTAAACCAATAAAATCACCATTTGTGTTATAGGGAATTCCGCTGATCCGAAGCAGGGAGTTGGGATTTTCCCCAGAAAAACTGACTGCATTGGCAAACAATGTATTGGTTTTAACATCAAAATCGGCAGGGTTAATAAAAACACCACTTTCGTAATCGAGACTGGTAAGATAATTAAAATTCATAAAAACATAATACCTGTTATAATAGATGGAAGTCAGCATCAACGGGTCTGCATCGTCGAAGAAACAGGCAGCGCCATCGCCACCACTGATCATATTGTTGATGGTAAGGGGCTGACCGGTGTAGAGCAGGGTGCCGTTGTCCTGCAATCCGCCAACGTAATTGGTCGAACCTGTCTGGGGGGTTATGGCTCCAGTGTATAACTGCAGGGTGTTGTAGCCCTGGTTTTTTTCCAAAAAAGCAGGATATCCGGCTGTGGCTGTTTCGGTATAAAAAACACCTCCGTCATTGCAGGTTATAAAGGTTGTCGAACTTCCCGGTTTGAACTGAATATCATGCTGGTCGGCATGGAGGTATTGATCCCCACCACCTGAATACATCAGTGACCAATCGGAAATCTTTGTCCATGAGGTACCGCTGTTCACTGATTTCCACATATCGAGCCCACCGGTGAAAATGCGGTTGGCATTATTAGGATCAACCTTTAAAACGAATGCATGCCATGCTAATGTTGACCAGTCGGAAGCAGGCAGGGGAAGTGTAGACCATGTTTCACCTTTGTTCGTCGATTTCAGGATATAGCGACCGCGGTAATAATTGAAATAGTTATTGTATCCGGCAGCAATCTGGGCATAAACCACATTGGCATCCGATGGTGCAGCCGCAACCATCACGCGGGCCGGAATATTGTATTGTGCATGGTTTTTAATGTATTCAGCATATTGATCAATTACTGTCCATGTTCCGCTAAAACCATCGTCAGAGTAAAGAATAACCGCACCTCCTTCAATATCCACGTTTTGCATGGTTCCTACATAAATCCTTCCATCGGTACCCAGTTCAATATCAGATACGGCATATGGAGCTCCGTATCCCGGGATGTCTGGAAGTACCTGTTCCCACGTCAGGCCGTTATCTTCCGAGCGGAAAAGGCCATCGGAAGGATAGCTGTAGTGAACGCTCCCCTTGTAAACGCCCGAAACCACACCAGCATAGATAACACTTTGCCCCTCTTCATTTCTGACAACAATATCTGTAACATATTCAAAGTCGAGAGTTGATTCCATCAGCGACCAGGTTTGTCCTCCGTCGGTCGAACGCCAGATCCCGTCACCAATGCCGGATGATTCCCGATAAATAATCAGTGCGGTTTCTGCCTCACCCGTTCCTACGTAAAATGTTGTTGGATTGTTTGGGTCATAAGTAATGCAACTGATGTTAAGGGAACTCCAGAAATCGTTGACGGGTTCCCATTCCACCATATCGTTGGTAATATCGGTGCGGTACCAGAGGCCGCCGGTCACGCCTCCCGCCCAGACTTTCCTGCCGGCAGGATCATTCGGGTCCCACATGATAGCCCTGGTGCGACCTCCCATATTGGCTGAAGTTCCATTCCATTGCAACGGATTTGTCAGCCTGGCTTTGGGATTTTTTTCAAGTTCCTGATACACTCGCATCAACCGTTCTTTTGGAACAATTCCTGATTTTGGATCAAAAGTCATGAAAAAGTCCTGGATTGCAGCTTTATCGGGTTGTGCAGGCTTTGGCAGATTTTTTATGTCTCTGGCAACGTAGTCAGGAATTTTCGACATTCTTTCGCTGAGCTGCCGTTCATAAATTTCCCGGTAGTCATTTTCGTTGTTT is from Bacteroidales bacterium and encodes:
- a CDS encoding flippase-like domain-containing protein, coding for MIIPVILGLGVVAYLVFKDFDPEPFYKIQWTTYTALWIFIALLMVVTRDVAYMYRIRLLTDKQLSWRHSFDVIMLWEFASSVTPSVVGGSAAALYIVSKEGIRPGRATAIVMITALLDELFYIVMVPLVILIAGTSLLFKSDTSYLFVNTKIGMQGIFILGYLFILVLTFIISYGVFIKPRGFKWILLRLFKIPFLRKWRTQAGQAGDDIITTSAEMRGKPIIFWIRAFMATFFSWTARFWVVNFLILSITPVGQHFLIYARQLVMWVIMLISPTPGSSGVAEFLFSDFLGDFIPVGLTAAVALLWRLLSYYPYIIIGAIVLPNWIKRVYLTKQNQDASQAPKS
- a CDS encoding T9SS type A sorting domain-containing protein; the protein is MISFTRLSLTNKLWLAAVVIAVGSFIVSKLLNNENDYREIYERQLSERMSKIPDYVARDIKNLPKPAQPDKAAIQDFFMTFDPKSGIVPKERLMRVYQELEKNPKARLTNPLQWNGTSANMGGRTRAIMWDPNDPAGRKVWAGGVTGGLWYRTDITNDMVEWEPVNDFWSSLNISCITYDPNNPTTFYVGTGEAETALIIYRESSGIGDGIWRSTDGGQTWSLMESTLDFEYVTDIVVRNEEGQSVIYAGVVSGVYKGSVHYSYPSDGLFRSEDNGLTWEQVLPDIPGYGAPYAVSDIELGTDGRIYVGTMQNVDIEGGAVILYSDDGFSGTWTVIDQYAEYIKNHAQYNIPARVMVAAAPSDANVVYAQIAAGYNNYFNYYRGRYILKSTNKGETWSTLPLPASDWSTLAWHAFVLKVDPNNANRIFTGGLDMWKSVNSGTSWTKISDWSLMYSGGGDQYLHADQHDIQFKPGSSTTFITCNDGGVFYTETATAGYPAFLEKNQGYNTLQLYTGAITPQTGSTNYVGGLQDNGTLLYTGQPLTINNMISGGDGAACFFDDADPLMLTSIYYNRYYVFMNFNYLTSLDYESGVFINPADFDVKTNTLFANAVSFSGENPNSLLRISGIPYNTNGDFIGLTTNTNVYYSHIKASPHAPAGTSNLYIGTQAGRVYKSTNAHANPQTVEITGNEFPTAYVSCIAVGSTEDILLVTFSNYGVEALWQTIDGGQTWQNVSGDMPDIPVRWAIYHPENDNQVMLATELGIWTTNWVNAPNVSWVQDAQGMANVRVDMLTLRDSDNTVLAATHGRGFYTAEFLLDPGVAVQEQSNPTLSIYPNPSNGLIHVDLTFIEQKEINLRISDISGKLIFEKKSMAGEIEVIDLAWLQKGTYLVSVHEGQHSFTEKIVLK